One Methylosinus sp. C49 DNA segment encodes these proteins:
- a CDS encoding DUF1499 domain-containing protein, protein MLRHIPEEPVSNAAVWCRRLAVFSLPVAAIAVILARANAVEPQASLAVLGGAIVVALVALLLFLAACVVIWQEGRRGLGAALGGAFLAAVTLGYPAYLAVQAVRLPVLSDVSTDTADPPRFSTSRAAVAARAGFTPAGFDADTAERQRDGYPDIEPIVVDLEPDEAYQLVLETAQSRGWRVIDQRPPGGRSGVGHLDFLDRTLVMGFADDIAVRLRPLAGQTRIDVRSASRYGRHDFGANAKRIRQFAEELQAGLNEK, encoded by the coding sequence ATGCTGCGCCATATCCCAGAAGAGCCCGTCTCCAACGCCGCGGTCTGGTGCCGGCGGCTCGCTGTTTTCTCTCTGCCGGTGGCGGCGATCGCCGTGATCCTCGCGCGCGCCAATGCCGTGGAGCCGCAGGCCTCGCTCGCTGTGCTCGGCGGCGCGATCGTAGTGGCGCTCGTCGCGCTGCTGCTGTTTCTCGCCGCCTGCGTCGTCATCTGGCAGGAGGGCCGGCGCGGGCTGGGCGCGGCGCTCGGCGGCGCCTTTCTCGCCGCGGTGACGCTCGGCTATCCGGCCTATCTCGCGGTCCAGGCCGTGCGCCTGCCGGTGCTCTCGGACGTCTCGACCGACACGGCCGATCCGCCGCGCTTCTCCACCTCGCGCGCGGCCGTGGCGGCGCGCGCCGGCTTCACGCCCGCCGGCTTCGACGCCGACACTGCGGAGCGGCAGAGGGACGGCTATCCCGACATAGAGCCGATCGTCGTCGATCTCGAGCCGGACGAGGCCTATCAGCTGGTGCTGGAGACGGCGCAGAGCCGCGGCTGGCGCGTCATAGACCAGCGCCCGCCCGGCGGTCGCTCCGGCGTCGGCCATCTCGATTTTCTCGACCGCACATTGGTGATGGGCTTTGCCGACGACATCGCTGTGCGCCTGCGTCCGCTCGCCGGCCAGACGCGCATCGACGTGCGCTCCGCCTCGCGCTACGGGCGCCATGATTTCGGCGCCAACGCCAAGCGCATCCGGCAATTCGCCGAGGAAC
- the tuf gene encoding elongation factor Tu, whose product MAKEKFSRTKPHCNIGTIGHVDHGKTSLTAAITKVLAESGGATFTAYDQIDKAPEERARGITISTAHVEYETTNRHYAHVDCPGHADYVKNMITGAAQMDGAILVVSAADGPMPQTREHILLARQVGVPALVVFLNKVDMVDDPELLELVELEVRELLSKYEFPGDDIPITKGSALAALENKTPEIGHDAILKLMQTVDEYIPQPERPKDQPFLMPVEDVFSISGRGTVVTGRVERGVVKVGEEVEIVGIRPTVKTTVTGVEMFRKLLDQGEAGDNIGALLRGTKREDVERGQVLSKPGSVKPHTKFKAEAYILTKEEGGRHTPFFTNYRPQFYFRTTDVTGIVTLPEGVEMVMPGDNVAMEVNLIVPIAMEEKLRFAIREGGRTVGAGVVASIIE is encoded by the coding sequence ATGGCCAAGGAAAAATTCTCACGCACGAAGCCGCATTGCAACATCGGCACGATCGGTCACGTGGACCATGGCAAGACGTCGCTGACGGCGGCGATCACCAAGGTTCTGGCCGAGTCGGGCGGCGCGACCTTCACGGCCTATGACCAGATCGACAAGGCCCCGGAAGAGCGCGCGCGCGGCATCACCATCTCGACGGCCCATGTCGAGTATGAGACGACCAATCGCCACTACGCGCACGTCGACTGCCCCGGCCATGCCGATTATGTGAAGAACATGATCACCGGCGCCGCGCAGATGGACGGCGCCATCCTCGTCGTCTCCGCCGCCGACGGCCCGATGCCGCAGACCCGCGAGCACATTCTGCTCGCCCGCCAGGTCGGCGTGCCGGCGCTCGTCGTGTTCCTGAACAAGGTCGACATGGTCGACGATCCCGAGCTGCTCGAGCTCGTCGAGCTCGAGGTTCGCGAGCTTCTGTCGAAATACGAGTTCCCCGGCGACGATATTCCGATCACCAAGGGCTCGGCCCTGGCGGCGCTCGAGAACAAGACGCCCGAGATCGGCCATGACGCGATCCTGAAGCTGATGCAGACGGTCGACGAATATATCCCGCAGCCGGAGCGTCCGAAGGATCAGCCCTTCCTGATGCCGGTCGAGGACGTGTTCTCGATCTCGGGCCGCGGCACGGTGGTGACGGGCCGCGTCGAGCGCGGCGTGGTCAAGGTCGGCGAGGAAGTCGAGATCGTCGGCATTCGCCCGACGGTGAAGACGACCGTGACCGGCGTCGAAATGTTCCGCAAGCTGCTCGATCAGGGCGAGGCGGGCGACAATATCGGCGCGCTGCTGCGCGGCACCAAGCGCGAGGACGTGGAGCGCGGCCAGGTTCTGTCGAAGCCCGGCTCTGTGAAGCCGCACACCAAGTTCAAGGCGGAAGCCTATATTCTGACGAAGGAAGAGGGCGGCCGTCATACGCCGTTCTTCACCAACTATCGCCCGCAGTTCTACTTCCGCACGACGGATGTGACCGGCATTGTGACGCTCCCCGAGGGCGTCGAGATGGTGATGCCGGGCGATAATGTGGCGATGGAGGTGAACCTCATCGTTCCGATCGCCATGGAGGAGAAGCTGCGCTTCGCCATCCGCGAAGGCGGCCGCACCGTCGGCGCCGGCGTCGTCGCCTCGATCATCGAATAA